In Streptomyces camelliae, the sequence TCATCGACGTGCATTCGTATCCGACCGAGCCGCTGCCCTACGAGCTGCACGGCACCGGACCGCGCCCACCCGTGTGCCTGGGCACGGACGCCTTCCACACCCCGCCGGAACTGCTTCAGGCGGCCCGGAAGGCGTTCGCGGGCTTCGGGGGGACCGGGCTGGACAGCCCGTTCGCGGGGACGTACGTACCGCTGGAGTTCTACGGCACCGACGCCCGGGTCAGTGCCCTGATGGTGGAGATCCGGCGGGACACGTATATGGCGGAGCCTGGAGGGGCTGCCGGGCCGGGGCTGGAGCGGCTGGCCACAGCGCTGGCCGCGCTCGTCGACACGGTGTAGGACTCCGGCTGGAGCATTCCCGCAGGACACCGGCCCGCCCCCGTACCAGGGTGGAATGCATGACCGAGGAGACCACGCTCACCGGCCAGGCCCCGCCCCCCGTGCGGGACTGGTCCACGCCCGACCTGGACGGGACGGACTTCGACCCGGTCCTCGCCGGCCTGATGCGCGAGGGTCCGCTGACCCGGATCCGGCTGCCGTTCGGCGAGGGCTGGGCGTGGCTGGCGACCCGCTACGACGACGTGAAGCTGATCACCAACGACCCGCGCTTCAGCCGGACCGAGGTGACACACCGTCAAGTGACCCGGATGGCACCGAACTTCGCTCCCCGTCCCGGCTCGCTCGCCTGGGCCGACCAGCCCGACCACAACCGGCTGCGCAAGCCGGTCGCCGGTGCCTTCACGGTGAGCGCCATGAAGCGGCTGCGGCCCCGCGCCCAGGCGATCCTGGACGAGCTGGTGGACGGCGTCGTACGCGACGGGCCGCCCGCCGATCTGATCGAGCGGGTGCTGGAGCCGTTCCCGCTCTCCGTGGTCAGCGAGGTGATGGGCGTGCCCGCCGCCGACCGGGCGCAGGTGCACGCCTGGACCCGGGAGATCATCTCCACCAACGGGGTCGAGGCGGCGGGCGCGGCCAAGGAGGGCCTGTACGGGTGGATCACCGCGACCATCCGGGCCCGGGCCGCGAGCCCGGGAGAGGACGTCTACTCGATGCTCGGCGCGGCCGTCGCACGGGGGGACATCGGGGAGGAGGAGGCCGTCGGGCTCGCCGGCCCGCTGCAGATCGGCGGCGAGGCGGTCACGCACAACTGCGGCCAGATGCTGTATCTGATGCTGACCCGGCCGGAGCTGATGGAGCGGATGCGAGCGCGGCCCGAGGCACGCGGCCCGGTGCTGGACGAGCTGTTCCGGTGGATCCCGCACCGCAGCTCGGTCGGGCTCGCCCGGATCGCGCGGGAGGACGTGGAGATCGCCGGTCACCGGATCGCGGCGGGCGAGCCGGTGTACGTCTCCTACCTCGCCGCCAACCGTGACCCGGCCGTCTTCCCCGACCCGGACCGCATCGACCCCGACCGCGACCCGAACCCGCACGTGGCGTTCGGCAACGGCCCGCACTTCTGCACCGGCACGCTGCTGGCCCGGCTGCAGACCGAGTTGCTGGTCGACACGCTGCTGGAGCGGCTGCCGGGGCTGCGGCTCGCCGTGCCGCCGGAGCAGGTGCGGTGGCGGCACCGGACCATGATCCGCGGGCCGCGGACGCTGCCCGCCACCTGGTCCGCCTGACCGGGTTCAGGCCCGCAGCCACTCCGTGACGATCACGTCCACGCCGGTCCGCAGCCTGAGGGCGAAGGGGCCGGCCGGGGGTGTGTCACTGGTGAAGCGGCCGAGGGTGTCGACCGTGACAGGGCGGACGGTCTGCGGGCCGCCGAGCACCTCGATGCGCGCCGAGCTCGGCGGCAGCACCTGCCCGATCAGGCCGTCCTCGGTGACCTCGACGTCGACCGTCACCTCGCCCGCGCGGAACGTCAGCATCCGCGGCGGGTCCGTGACGCCCCTGACCGGCAGCGCGTCCACCAGCGAGTCGAAGGTCAGCTCGGCGATCTGCGCGTCCAGGTCGTGCAACGCATAGGCGTCCAGGGCCAGTTGGCGCAGGACGTCCGGGACCGGGTCCAGCACGGCGGCCGCCTGCCGCAGCTCCTCCTCCAGCAGCGCGTCCACGAACTCGCCGTCATCGGCGACCTCGTGGGGCGGACCGTCACCGTCCGCACCCGCGCCGGGCAGAGCGCCGACGGCCTCCGCACCCGCGCCACGCAAGCCGCCCCCGTCCTCCACGCCCCCGGGAAGCGGACCCTCACCGGCCGGACCACTGACGGCCTCCGCACGCTCATCGGGCGAGCCGCCGGCGCCCCCCGCGCCGTTCAGGGGCAGGCCACCTCCCATGCCCTCCGGGGACAGGCCGCCGCCCGGGCTCCCGCCCCCGTGGGGCACGCCGCTGCCCTCGTCCGCGCTCTCGGGGCGCACCCCGTTGCCGTCGTCGCCGCTCATGCCGCACCCCGTGCGTCCATCCGGGCCCGCAGCCGGCGCAGACAGCGCTGGCGCAGGGGCCCGATACTGCCGACCGCGATACCGAGCGCGGCCGAGATCTCCACATAGCTGGGCGGCGGGGAGGCGACCAGCACGCGCAGCAGCTGCCGGCAGCGCTCCCCCATCCCGTCCAGCTCCTGCCACAGGCGGCGGGCCCGCTCGGCACGGTCCGCCTCCTCCTCGGAGTCGATCAGCGACTCCTCGGGCGTCCGGTCGTCGCTGGCCCGGTCGAGCACCTGCGGATCGTCCGTCAGGGTCAGCCGGGCCAGGCTCCTGAGCACTTTCAGGCATTCGTGACGCGCCGTGCTGGCCAGCCAGGAGCCGGCCTTGTCGGGTTCGCGGATCCGCCCCAGATGCTGGGCGAAGCGGAACCAGACGGTCTGGTAGACCTCGTGTGCGTCGGCGTCGGAGAGCCGGTGGGCGCGCACCACCGACCACACCAGCGGACTCATCCCTTCCACCAGCGCCTTCCAGGCCGCGGCGTCCCCGTCGACGGCGGACTGGACCAACGCCCCGACCTCTGTACGGTCCACGGCTCCACCCCTCGTGTACGGCACGTCATCGTACGCCGTGGAGCGGAGAGTCCCGGTCCTCATACGGGCACGGCCGGGTCGGCGACGGATACCGGGCGCCAGGTGGGCGGCCTGAGCACCGGGACACGCGCCCCGCGCACCTCCGCGCTGCCGGTGGCCGCCGCGAGGAGCCCGTCGCGGGCGGCGCGCGGGTCGCGCTCGCCGTACGCCGTCATGTGCGCGGCGACGAGGCCCGCGACCACCGGCGTGGCGAAGGAGGTGCCGCTCCACTGGGCGAGCCCGTCGAACATCACCTGGTGCGGCTTGGCCCCGGTGCTCTCCCGGCCCTCGCTCAGCACGCCGGTGTGGCGCGGGAACTGGCAGGTGCAGGAGTAGTCGTAGTCGAACCGGCAGCCGTCGTAGGTGGAGTGCTGGTAGATGTACGGCACGGGTGTGTCGAAGCCGGCGAGGGCGCTGGTGAGGCGCTCGCCGGGGGCGAAGACCTGTACCCAGGGCCCGTGGTTGCTGAAGCAGGCCTCGCTCTCGCCGTCCGCGCTCAGTGCGCCGACCGACAAAACGCTGTCGGCGTACTCGGGCAGGCCGGCGTAGGCGGCGGGCCAGAACGGGGCGTGGCTGGAGTTGTTGCCGGCGGCGGCCACCAGCAGGGTGCGCTGCTCGCGCAGTTCGCGCATGAACGCGTCGAGGCCGAGGAGGCCGTCCGTGACGCCCTCGGTGGTGGTGCCGGCGGAGAGGCTGATGATGTCGGGCCAGCCGCCCTCGTCGACCGCCGCGAAGAGCCGGGCGCCGAACTCGGACTCCAGGATCGCGCCCGCGTCGCTCAGCGTGTTGCGGACGGTCACCGCGGTGTTGGGCGCGACGGCCGCGAGGATCCCGGCGATGAACGTGCCGTGGCCGACGTACTGGCGCAGCACCCCGTCGGCGTCGGTCTCGGCCGGCTCGATGTCGCCCGCGGTGTGGGCGAGCGGCGGGTAGGCGTCGTGGTCGTGCACGAGGCCGGTGTCGATCACGAGGACGCGGGCGGCGGTGTCGGCGTCGTAACGGCCCTCGGCGACGGCCGGGTTGGCCGGCTGGGTGCGCGCGACCGGCACCGGCTCGTCGCCGGGGCAGGCGTTGACTCCGCCTGCGATGTGCACCACGTGGTTGCGGCTCACCAGCCGGCGGCTCCGGCGGGCCTCGGCCTCGCGCAGGGCGCGCAGGGCGTGCGGGACGGTGTCGGCGCCCTCGGCCGGGTCGCCGATGCGGATGCGGGTGACGCCCGTGCGGTTGGTGTGCGGGCCGTCCCGGCGCACATGGTCGGGCACGAGGCCCGCGGTCTCGGTGAAGTGGGCGCGCACGGTGTCCTCGACGAGGCGGGCCTCCTCGCCGTCCCGGGCGAGGACGACGCCTTTCTCGTACAGGAAGTGCGCGTCGCCGTCGTCGTACGGGCCCATCGCCAGAGCGGTGCCGGGCATCGCCCGCTGGATGTGATCGAACTGCTCGTGGAAACGCTGTGGTGCCATGGTGTCTCCTCCCCCGACAAGACGGTGTTCGACAGTGAGAGTCCCGAGGACACCGTCTGATACAGCTGGCCACTACCATGCGAGACGTGACGGCGGGAAGCGAGTCAGTTTCCGAATTGCTGCCCTTGGTCTTCGCCGACCCGGGCGAGGCCCGAACGCGCGCGGAACAGGTGCTGCGGGCCGCACCGCCGCCGCTGCACGCCAGCGTCGCCCATCAGGTACTCGGCATCTGGCAGCGGGACTTCGGCGATCTCAAGGTGGCGCTCGGGCATCTGCGCCGGGCCCGGGACCTGGCCGCCCGCGCCGAGTCGGCCGACCGGGAGGCCGACGTGCTCGCGACCCTCGGGGTCGCACTGGTGCACGCGGGGCGCACCCGGCAGGGGCTCACCTCCTTCGAGCGGGGTGTCGCCCGGGGCACCGGACACACCCGGGCCCGGGTGCTGTACCGGCGGGCGTACGTGTGGTGGGTGCTGGGGCATCACCGCGAGGCGCTGGAGGACGTACGGCGGGCGCTGCCGGTGCTGCGGCAGGCCGGCGACGACATCTGGACGGCGCGGGCGCTGACCCTACGGGCCACCGTGCATCTGGCGCTCGGCGCGGTGGACCGGGCGGTCGCGGACTTCACGGCGGCCGAGCGGCTGTGGGAGACCACCGGCCAGGAGCACGACAAGGCCGACGTGGTGGAGAGCCGGGGCCTGGCCGCGTTCCGCTCCGGGGACATCCCGGCGGCGCTGCGGCTGCTGGACGAGGCCGAGGAGCGTTACGCCAAGCTCGGCACCCCGACGTACATGCTGTCCATCCGGCGCTGCGAGGTGCTGATGGCGGCCGGGCTGGCCCCGGAGGCGCTGGCCGAGGCCGACGCGACGATCGCGCTGCTGGACCGGATCGGCGGGCAGACCACCCGCAAGGCCGAGCTGCTGCTGGCCGCCGCGTGTGCCGCCCGCTCGGCCGGGGACGCGCACACCGCCGTCGCCCGCGCCGCCGTCGCCGTACGGCTGTTCGCGGCCCAGCGGCGGATGTGGTGGGAGACGCATGCGCGGCTGGTGCTGATCGAGGCCCGGGTGACGGCCGGGCGCCGTTCGGGGCGGATGGTCGCGGACGCGGCGGCCGTCGCCGAGAAGCTGGCCTCGTTCGGTTCGCCCGCCGCGCCGGAGGCCTCGCTGCTCGCGGGCCGGATCGCGCTCGCGCTGGGCTGGACGGCGGACGCGGAGCGGCACCTGGCGGTGGCCGCGCGCAGCCGGTACGGCGGCCCGCCGCAGGCCCGGGTGACGGGCTGGGTGGCGCAGGCGCTGCGGGCCCGTGCCGCGGGGTCCCGGCGCGGGGTGCTGGAGGCCTGCCGGCGCGGTCTGGACGTGCTGGACGACCACCGGATGACACTCGGCGCCTCGGAGCTGCGCGCCCATATCACCGCGCAGGGCGCCGAACTGGCCGCGCTGGCCCAGGAGGTGAGCCTCGCCCAGGGCAGTCCGCGGCGGCTGCTGGAGTGGAGCGAGCGCTGGCGGGCGACCGTCCTGTCCGCACCCCCCACCCGGCCGCCCGCCGACCCGGCGCTGCTGAGCGGGCTGACCGCCTACCGGGAGATAGCGGCCCGCGCGGAGGAGGCCCGGATGGAGGGCCGCCCGGTGCCCGCGCTGGAGCGCGAACAGCGGCGCCTGGAGCGGGAGATCCGCTCCCGCACCCACCACATCCGGGGTGCCGCGCCGCACGACGCGGACCGTTTCGAGGTGGCCCGGCTGCTGGACCGGCTCGGCGACGCCTGCCTGGTCGAACTCGCCGTCGTGGACGGGCGGGTGCATGTCCTGTTGTGCGGGCAGGGCCGGGTACGGCGGTTCGCCGGCGGCTGCGTGGCGGAGGCGCTGGCCGAGGCCGAGTACGTCCAGGCGGGTCTGCGCCGGCTCGCCCACCCCGGCGCCGACGCCCGGCTGCCGCTGGTGGAGGCGGGCGGCCGGCGCCTTCAGGAGCTGCTGCTGGGTGGGGCGGCGCGGCATCTCGGCGCCGGTCCCGTGGTGATCGTGCCGCCGGGCGCCCTGCACCGGGTGCCGTGGGCGCTGCTGCCCGCGTTGCGCGAGCGGGTGCTCAGCGTGTCGCCGTCGGCGGGCAGCTGGCTGCGCGCCCGCGAGACCGAGCCGCCGCCCGGCGGCCGACACGTCCTCGTCCGCGGCCCCGGCCTCGCCACGGGCGGCGCCGAAGTCCCCGAAGTGGCCGGCCGGTACGGTACGGCGACGGTCCTGGAGGGCGACGACGCCCACGTCCCCCGGGTCCTGGAGCAGCTCGACGGCGCGGCCCTCGCCCATCTCGCCGCGCACGGCACGTTCCGCGCGGACAGCCCGCTGTTCAGCAACCTGAGGATGGCCGACGGCCCGCTGATCGTGCACGACTTCGAGCGCCTGGCCCGCAGCCCGTACCGGATCATCCTCTCCAGCTGCGACACCGCCCGCCTCGCCTCGGTCGGCGCCGACGAACTCCTCGGCCTGGTCACCGCGTTGCTCCCGCTGGGCACCGCCGGGGTGGTGGCGAGCAGCGCCCCGGTCAACGACGCGGCGGTGGTCCCGCTGATGCTGGCCCTGCACAAGGGCCTCGACACGGGCCTCTCCCTGGCCGAGGCCCTCCGCGACGCCCGCACGGCCCTCCCGGGCGACGCGGTGCACCAGGCGACGGGGTGGGCTTTCGCGGCGTTCGGGGCGGCATGAGGGTCACGCCGGCGCACACTCCGGCAGCTCGACCAGCCACGGCAGCGCCCCCCTGTCTCCCGTCCCCAAGCGGGTGTAGGCGCTGTACAGGTGATTGCCCACCGTCCGCACCGACAGCGTCAGCCGCTCGGCGATCTCCCGGTTGCTGAGCCCCGCCGCCGCCAGCGAGACGATCTGCCGCTGCCGGACGGTCAGTTCACCGAGGACCAGCCCGGCCAGCGCGGGCGTCCGCGCCCCCTGGCAGCGGCGGGCGAGCGCGACGGCCCGGGTGCGTGACAGCCGGGCCGCGCGCGGATCCCGGTGTGCGCGCACGGCCTGTGCGCACGCCTCCGCCGCGAACAGCAGGAACCCCCGCTCCTCCAGCGCCTCGGCGGCCCGGTCCAGTCCGGCCCCGTCCCCCCGCGTCAGCGCCTCGGCGTGCCGCGCGAACGCACTGTCCCGCGGCAGCCGCCCCACGACCGGCCCGGGCTCACCCCGGCGTACCGACTCGTACCGCGCGTACACGTCGTCGCCCGCAGCCGACTCACCGTCGATCAGCGAGAGTTCGGCGCGGCAGCCCTCGTCCCCCGGTGCCTCCCGCAACCCCTCCCGGGCCCACACCGCCGCGTCCCTCAGTTCGCCCCGCAGCCGCGCGAACCGGGAGCGCACGGCGGCGTATCCGGCCGGGACCGCAGCGCCCTCGGCCACCAGCCACTCCCCCACCGGGGTGGGCACGGCCCGGACGTCCAGTTGCTCGATCCGCCGTGCGAGGGCCCGCCGTTCGGCCTCCAGGGCCGGTCCCAGGTCGCGGGGCTCACTGTTCAGGCGGCGGGCACGCAGGCGGCCGGTGGTGGCGCGCAGGGCCGGGCCGTGCAGGGGGTGGGCGAGGGTGACGGCGCCACCGTCGTCGTCGACGTGGATCAGGCCGTCCGTCTCCAGCCGCTCCAGGACGCCGAGGTCGAGGTCGTCCAGCGGCAGCGGCAGCGGCTCGGCGAAGGCCAGCCGCTCCAGCGTGTCGCGCTCGCCGGGACCGGAGCGCTCCAGCAGCGGGGCGAGCCGTTCACGGACGGCCGGGGTGACCGGCAGCGCGCCGCGCCAGGCCCGCTCGCCGGTGCCCGCGACGGACGCCAGCCGGCCGGCACCGGTCAGCGCGGCCATCAGGTCCCGCAGCAACCGCAGATCACCCTGGCACACCGTGTGCAGGCGGCGCACGGTGAGCGGCTCCAGGCCGGCCGCGGCGAGCAGCTGCGCGGTGTCCTCGTACGGCAGCGGCGCCAGCGCCAGCCGGGGCAGCAGTTCCCCGGTCCACAG encodes:
- a CDS encoding cytochrome P450, producing the protein MTEETTLTGQAPPPVRDWSTPDLDGTDFDPVLAGLMREGPLTRIRLPFGEGWAWLATRYDDVKLITNDPRFSRTEVTHRQVTRMAPNFAPRPGSLAWADQPDHNRLRKPVAGAFTVSAMKRLRPRAQAILDELVDGVVRDGPPADLIERVLEPFPLSVVSEVMGVPAADRAQVHAWTREIISTNGVEAAGAAKEGLYGWITATIRARAASPGEDVYSMLGAAVARGDIGEEEAVGLAGPLQIGGEAVTHNCGQMLYLMLTRPELMERMRARPEARGPVLDELFRWIPHRSSVGLARIAREDVEIAGHRIAAGEPVYVSYLAANRDPAVFPDPDRIDPDRDPNPHVAFGNGPHFCTGTLLARLQTELLVDTLLERLPGLRLAVPPEQVRWRHRTMIRGPRTLPATWSA
- a CDS encoding RNA polymerase sigma factor, which encodes MRTGTLRSTAYDDVPYTRGGAVDRTEVGALVQSAVDGDAAAWKALVEGMSPLVWSVVRAHRLSDADAHEVYQTVWFRFAQHLGRIREPDKAGSWLASTARHECLKVLRSLARLTLTDDPQVLDRASDDRTPEESLIDSEEEADRAERARRLWQELDGMGERCRQLLRVLVASPPPSYVEISAALGIAVGSIGPLRQRCLRRLRARMDARGAA
- a CDS encoding S8 family peptidase, producing MAPQRFHEQFDHIQRAMPGTALAMGPYDDGDAHFLYEKGVVLARDGEEARLVEDTVRAHFTETAGLVPDHVRRDGPHTNRTGVTRIRIGDPAEGADTVPHALRALREAEARRSRRLVSRNHVVHIAGGVNACPGDEPVPVARTQPANPAVAEGRYDADTAARVLVIDTGLVHDHDAYPPLAHTAGDIEPAETDADGVLRQYVGHGTFIAGILAAVAPNTAVTVRNTLSDAGAILESEFGARLFAAVDEGGWPDIISLSAGTTTEGVTDGLLGLDAFMRELREQRTLLVAAAGNNSSHAPFWPAAYAGLPEYADSVLSVGALSADGESEACFSNHGPWVQVFAPGERLTSALAGFDTPVPYIYQHSTYDGCRFDYDYSCTCQFPRHTGVLSEGRESTGAKPHQVMFDGLAQWSGTSFATPVVAGLVAAHMTAYGERDPRAARDGLLAAATGSAEVRGARVPVLRPPTWRPVSVADPAVPV
- a CDS encoding CHAT domain-containing protein; amino-acid sequence: MTAGSESVSELLPLVFADPGEARTRAEQVLRAAPPPLHASVAHQVLGIWQRDFGDLKVALGHLRRARDLAARAESADREADVLATLGVALVHAGRTRQGLTSFERGVARGTGHTRARVLYRRAYVWWVLGHHREALEDVRRALPVLRQAGDDIWTARALTLRATVHLALGAVDRAVADFTAAERLWETTGQEHDKADVVESRGLAAFRSGDIPAALRLLDEAEERYAKLGTPTYMLSIRRCEVLMAAGLAPEALAEADATIALLDRIGGQTTRKAELLLAAACAARSAGDAHTAVARAAVAVRLFAAQRRMWWETHARLVLIEARVTAGRRSGRMVADAAAVAEKLASFGSPAAPEASLLAGRIALALGWTADAERHLAVAARSRYGGPPQARVTGWVAQALRARAAGSRRGVLEACRRGLDVLDDHRMTLGASELRAHITAQGAELAALAQEVSLAQGSPRRLLEWSERWRATVLSAPPTRPPADPALLSGLTAYREIAARAEEARMEGRPVPALEREQRRLEREIRSRTHHIRGAAPHDADRFEVARLLDRLGDACLVELAVVDGRVHVLLCGQGRVRRFAGGCVAEALAEAEYVQAGLRRLAHPGADARLPLVEAGGRRLQELLLGGAARHLGAGPVVIVPPGALHRVPWALLPALRERVLSVSPSAGSWLRARETEPPPGGRHVLVRGPGLATGGAEVPEVAGRYGTATVLEGDDAHVPRVLEQLDGAALAHLAAHGTFRADSPLFSNLRMADGPLIVHDFERLARSPYRIILSSCDTARLASVGADELLGLVTALLPLGTAGVVASSAPVNDAAVVPLMLALHKGLDTGLSLAEALRDARTALPGDAVHQATGWAFAAFGAA
- a CDS encoding LuxR family transcriptional regulator AbsR2; the encoded protein is MRTYEQDATTATTPQPPWPFTGREDELERVRGSWAAGRHGIVVTGPAGHGKTRLITEAVRGTDHARVTGTPEARDLPFAAFAHLLPDAVSAQRAVRILSGLRLLVVDDAHLLDEASAALVHQLAVHGRTRLLVAAVDGAPAPGAVSRLWTGELLPRLALAPLPYEDTAQLLAAAGLEPLTVRRLHTVCQGDLRLLRDLMAALTGAGRLASVAGTGERAWRGALPVTPAVRERLAPLLERSGPGERDTLERLAFAEPLPLPLDDLDLGVLERLETDGLIHVDDDGGAVTLAHPLHGPALRATTGRLRARRLNSEPRDLGPALEAERRALARRIEQLDVRAVPTPVGEWLVAEGAAVPAGYAAVRSRFARLRGELRDAAVWAREGLREAPGDEGCRAELSLIDGESAAGDDVYARYESVRRGEPGPVVGRLPRDSAFARHAEALTRGDGAGLDRAAEALEERGFLLFAAEACAQAVRAHRDPRAARLSRTRAVALARRCQGARTPALAGLVLGELTVRQRQIVSLAAAGLSNREIAERLTLSVRTVGNHLYSAYTRLGTGDRGALPWLVELPECAPA